A region of Dioscorea cayenensis subsp. rotundata cultivar TDr96_F1 chromosome 5, TDr96_F1_v2_PseudoChromosome.rev07_lg8_w22 25.fasta, whole genome shotgun sequence DNA encodes the following proteins:
- the LOC120260633 gene encoding uncharacterized protein At2g34160-like, which yields MEEITEGVNNLSVSDSHKKNRIQVSNTKKPLFFYVNLAKRYMQQHDEVELSALGMAIATVVTIAEILKNNGLAVEKKIMTSTVDMKDESRGRPIQKAKIEILLGKTENFDELMAAAAEEREGANGGEQN from the exons ATGGAGGAGATCACCGAAGGTGTGAACAATCTCAGCGTGAGTGATTCTCACAAGAAAAACAGGATCCAGGTCTCCAACACCAAGAAGCCCCTCTTCTTCTACGTTAATCTCGCCAAG AGGTATATGCAGCAGCACGACGAAGTGGAACTATCTGCGCTTGGGATGG CTATTGCAACTGTTGTGACTATAGCTGAGATCTTGAAGAACAATGGGCTTGCTGTAGAGAAGA AGATAATGACCTCAACTGTCGATATGAAGGATGAGTCGAGGGGTCGGCCTATCCAAAAAGCTAAG ATTGAGATATTGCTGGGGAAGACGGAGAATTTTGATGAATTAATGGCTGCTGCTGCAGAGGAGAGGGAAGGGGCCAATGGTGGGGAGCAAAATTGA